GGACCTACTTCATTTTATCTTAGATTCTTCTTCTATAAATGGATATTGAAACATTTATCGAAATAGGATCGGATTATAGAATCTTAGAGAGCTCCCTTTTGCCACTTTTCCGATCATTCTTAAAGGAAACTATGAAGGGGATAAAAGTGACTGTCATGAAAAATTTGTTCCGGTAGCTTAACCATGCATGAAATGCCTTTATATTGATGTcatgttttattctttcaaATTTAAGTTCAGGAAAATGAATTTTAGCTGAGGCAAGCTGTTTTTTCAATCTGTGATTGTGTGCTCTATGTGTCATTAACTACTTCCAATGCATATCTTCAAGATATTCGAAGGCGGGATGAACCTTCAAAATAAGCAAGCAGAATTTCCATGGTTATGCAAATGAGTGCATTCATTGGCATCTCTTCAGTGTGATTAGGCATTAAGAGCATTCATCTTAGCTATATAATCTTTAAACGTGTGTACAAAGAAGCTTCTATCTTGACCATTCTATTTAAACAtagaatcaaataatattttttttttatgattcatCAGTTATTCATTGATATGATTATAATGCAATTGCCAATCAGTTCTATGGGTTATCAGATATAAATTTTCTAGACTTAATATTTGTTTCTATAGGGACTAGTGATTAATGTTTGGTGGTTGAAATGTGTTAATATTGCAGTACAATTTTTGGCCCCCCATTTCATGCAGTACTGTCTGAAGGATGATTATTGCTGTACTCTCTGAAGGATGTTTATTGTTGTACTCTCTGAAGGATGTTTATTTGTACACAATCTGAAAGATACAAATGTTGTGTTGAAAGAAACAAGCTATATTGAACGTACGTTGGTACTTCAGAAACTTTTCCGCCTTTTTCGGTAAAATGATCTTCATTACTTTATGTGGTTAGTTGTGGATGGAAGGTAAAACTTCACCCAGTAATAATCCCATTTCACTCTGTAAAAGTTTagtatttgataaaaaggaagtaatgtttttaataaatttttttaacctgTGGTTATTTATacgtatatataaatatattcatatataaagagtattccttttttttatatatatatttttttcaaatttacatttaattaattattattttaaattaaaatagttatattatcattttcacctttttaatgatcattaatttaagtttaattattttataaattacagtaattatttttccattttatctttttaataatttttttaacttaaataatttttataattaaaaattatttataaaaaaaatactttttttgtgtccatttttttaattttacttttcaaatgatttttttaaatttaatcattttttaaaattaaataaataaatcatttataaaataagtaaaagttatctataattaaattataaaaaattttaatatttattttatattataatttcattatttttgttattaatgttattaagtGAACACTAGCctatgtttttataaaagttatttcattttttgaagGAAAATGAATAAGGGTtggtaaaattaattgaattagatattaattaattgtactatattgaatcataaaaattgaactatttattataaaaactactattttatataattatagtttagttaattattcattaacttaaactaatgtattttatattttttactcgTTTAAGAGTTATAGAGTTGTAATTTAGTTTGACTATTGTTCATTAGGCGAAACATTGATCTAGGTCGACTTGGTCGAATTTAGTTGATTTTTGACTAGAACTAATTTGTTAAATTCGGTCGTTTTTTGACAAGGACTGGTCCAATTGAATTTCAATTGAGACTAACTCAACCAAGTTGTACTTGACTCGGTCAAATTAAGTCAGTTTTTGGTCGGGGTGACTTGATCGATTTTTTATCAGGACCATCTTAATCATTTGTGGTCGTCTTGCCACATTTTGTAGATTTTGAACTAGTCTTGACTCACTTGAATTCGATCAATTTCGATTGGGACCAACTCGAGTAGGTTTTGGTCATGGTTGTTCCAATCGAATTCAATTGAGGTTAATTCGGTCAAATTTGGTCCGTTTTCGATTAAGACTGAATCGAGCGAGCTCCATTCATGGTGGTCGTTCCAACTAAATTTGTCTGATTTTTTACTAGGATCGACTCGATCAAATTTCAGTCAAAACTGATTTAACTAAGTTTTGCCTGTAACTTTTCTAAACTGATTCGATCGATTTTAGTTTGAGGTTGACTTGAATGAGTTTTGAATGTACTAGTCTCGGCTGAATTTTGACCTCAACCTGTTTTGACATTTTGTTCAAGTTGTGTCGTCTCAACTTTTGGTTCGATTCTACTCatctctatttttaaattttgttatttatgaaaaaaccTATATAATGAATAAAGAATGAAGTGTGTAAATActacctattttatttttttaattcaaaaatattacacCAAATTGTATGAGTGAATTCAACcagaaaaatagtttaattcgtttaaactaattttcagtttaaaaacaaactagtttttgattcattaaagtttttactagttctttttgttcattttacctattaaaaataatgtataatcacccatttgttttaatgatttatttaacATAACTTTGaagaataacattttaatataattttatgatttatctatcacacccattttatttttcttattttaatgcATAACTATATGTGTTTTTTTCCTCCAATatcaaagataatttttttctctcttcttattaattaaatgaagtatatgatttataaaaaaaatgttattttaaaaattcaaaataatattttttttaataaaaagcttccaattaaaaagaaaaataatacatatcacttttttaaacattattcgACCAAAATAGTGTCATTGTTTTAATAAACGCATTATTTGGATACcaataaaagtaattaacttGAATACAAACTAATAGATATATGTAacaatgtataaataaaattctatgTACACATTGTttctattttgtatattttaaaataaaataaaaaaaagttatctaattgataaaagtaataatatacaCACATTTCAgctcaataaattataaatcctCTCACATCTTTAAATGGGATGATCTGTTCTAAATTACCtactatatttaataaaatctctattattattattttattttctttaaaaaactaCAAAGCCACAAAgtatctttatatataattattttcgaGGAGCCTAAAAGTGTAGTGGATGGTGGGAGTGATATTTACCACCACCAATGTTTTATTCaaattcattatataaaaatttaactgAATTAAAGATGTTAGCATAAtttggataaattttaaataattatacattattaaaCGAAATCTCATATTTGTTTCgctaaatattttgattctttatttataggcgaCTATGATATTTCATCAACAGAGAAAATTAGAGATACtgataaaatatcaaaagatatgTCATCtgaatgaaaatcaaaattcaattaaCTCATCTGTCTCAATAATTATGCCTTTTTGTTTATGGTGTTTGTCTGGAATAGAATATTGTCTCGTGACACAAAATCTAATTGTTGCATTTCCCAAATAATAGACGAGCccttttaggaaaaaaaaatagttggatataatattttctttatttataaaaaaatatcaatttctaatttctttatatttaactGAGTaggaaatatttgaaaattaaatatatttaaaacgatgatattttaacaatttcttttaaaattctttaataacaaattatgtgttcatatatttaaaatgattaataacGTACTGTCaacaattgtaaaaaaattattataaaaaaaaatattataaaaaattgttaagataGATTTTCCATGCTGTTAAAATCAAACGAATTTATTCATGTTTCAAATCCTCGTACTATGGAAGTACTTAAAACACACAGAAACAAGAAACAAACACCTTCCTTTCATAGATGGAATAAACAcatttaagaatttaatattaatacGCTGACCGtagtaaattattaattatatatagtgatagatttttaaaaacattttgaaagtGTCAAAATtgtatctataaatatataatattttgaagaaaccatatattataataaaaatatattttttatatgtaaatctTTGTATGTGTACAAAAAGTTTCAAAGACCAGAGTCTCCTCTTTCACCATAAAACTCGACTCAGAATATTATATGAGTCTCCTCTTTCACCATAAAACTCGACTCagacatattatatataatacgagtgtaattatttttaataattatttgaaaaaatgatatttaaaatatttgaaaatgaatttaacATATGAATTAGATTATTAAAGATTGCATACTTAATGCGGTGTATAGCGTGAAGAACGGATTTTGCTGGTTGATGTCACTACAATCTACAATGGTGGAAGTGGGAATTTAAGAGTACTGTGAGTAGTGACAGACAGCTTCGGTCGGTGGCTCAGAACAGCGAGAAACAAGAAAGAagtatttttacatatttacattcatttaacaaatgtttttcataataaagtattattttaatatttaatcgAATagtaaactaaatttattatgaccaattcttttgttatattttaaaaaacataaatcttttatgattatcaaaattataacgtcagaatatttttttacagaAGATTCATTTCAGCATtagtgtttgaaaaaattattacaacTTTCACATCATAGAtgtacttatatatatacacatacctATTTATAAAAAGTGAGGGGTACAGATGTTTATAATGATGaaaaatttacaaacaaaatgACGATAAAAAGTGTTGCATTTAATATGGTAACAAGTTTCCAAAAGCAATTAACGACTACAACCTGCTCTGCTCCATTCACGTTCAAAATTCTGGCTGTTTGCTTTGCATAGAGCCAGCATTAGGTGAAGTCGCTTGGATAAGGTTTTGATGCATacatataaaatgttttcagtatagttaaactataatatatttaaaaaagaccATGTTTCTCCTATAATTATTTGTAAAGTTGCTTTCACATATATAGTAAAATGTGTTTTAATcactgaataaaaaaaaagagaaaaaacaaactaCACTATTTTCCTTGAgttttaaatttggaaaataatattttaacactaatttttgacactacacacgtgtcaaaatgtggttggacaattttaaattaaaaaaagctgagacaaaggtatatttggaagaaaaaaaccaaagtcttttttaatttaaaatcgtccaaccatattttgacacgtgtatagtatcaaaatggtgttaaaaaattagtgttaaaatatcattttcctttaaatttaggtttaataggctcggaggtccctatatttgggggtttgtttcaattgggtcctccaattttgaatgtgatcaattaggtccctaattttgtcaatttgaatcaataaaagtctttccgttaaatgtcgtgaagtttttgaacacgctgacgcttccaggtggcaccgtttcatgtgcataggtggattataaaagggtgaaatgatgccacctggaagcgtcagcgtgccacatgttcaaaaacttcaagtaaaagggatttcacccttttataatccacctatgcacatGAAACGGTgtcacctggaagcgtcagcgtgccacatgttcaaaaacttcacggtgttaactgcatttaacggaaagacttttattaattcaaattgacaaaagtagggacctaattgatcacttcaaaaattgaaagacccaattgaaacaaacttcCCAATATAGgaacctccgaacctattaaaccttaaatttaaTGTGATGAGGAGAAAATAACCGTGCATCTTGACGACTCCGCATGGGATTCCTTTGTTACAGTAACAAATAGATAATGAATGTAAAGAAAATGATAGgtatattatatcaaaatgttgtaaaaaaaaactatgtaaaaaaatcttttttcatAAAGCACACGCACAAATGTATAACTCCTGACTCTACTTTACTGTTAAAAGAAGCAAAAATAAGCTCAGCTTTGACTGACAGAGGCCCCTTAAGAGTGTGTTTGCTCTTAGCCTTGTAAAATTCCTAAATCTGCTGCATTTTTGAAAGGATCCACTGTCACATGGACCAACCTGTAGAAACAAAGGACACCTTATTTAACACAATAATTCACAAACCCATCTCAGCTCATAATGTCCAATAATGCAAGGTACGCTGTCCCATTTTGCactattattatattcaacCTATACACAAACACGTCAACATGTTCAGCTTCATTATATGTCTCAATCCATCACTCTCACTTATTCTATATCATTTTTTACCCTTTGCACTCCCCATATAAAATCATCTACTCACATTCTTTACAATCTTAATCAAGCATGCATGCCTCCCAATCAatcatacataatatatatcaGTTTACACTGTAGAATGATGTCAATCAAGCACTGTGCACAGTGTTTCTATATAATgctcaaaacttaaaagaatNNNNNNNNNNNNNNNNNNNNNNNNNNNNNNNNNNNNNNNNNNNNNNNNNNNNNNNNNNNNNNNNNNNNNNNNNNNNNNNNNNNNNNNNNNNNNNNNNNNNNNNNNNNNNNNNNNNNNNNNNNNNNNNNNNatatatatatatatatatatatatatatatatatatatatatgccgtCTTGCCATGCTTTTTCTTGTCCTTAGTGTTCAACTTGCGTAACAGTTGTATTACCAAATATGCCTCCACTTTGTTCCTTTATGTTTGACCTCTTTACCAAGCTTATACTTCATTAATTTGGATGTTCTATAATTGTGTATAGTATATATGCATACTCTTTTCCTCCAGCTTCTGCTAAGTCACATCACATTCTGATATAAAGTTTGTCACTTCCACTTCTCTTCCTTTGATCATGAATCGTGTTTCTCCTCTTTTGATACGCATTTGTTTCTTCAATGGCCTAAACAGTCAATGAGACGCTTATCAAACCATGTTTCTCCTTTTATGAAACCGAGTGGTTGGTATCTTCTGTCTTTAGTGGATTTTAGTTTGGTCAGTGTTTGGTGGTTCATCACATGACAGGTTCCAATCGCACAGTctctattttctattattattttggatagAATTCGTTGGGTTCTGTGCACTTTGGTTCATTGTTTTTTGCCTCCTCTATAAGGGATCATAGCAAGCtataagttttgtattttgtgAGCAATCGGTTGAGTTCATCAGATTTGAGTGTGTGATACTGATAATAGTAAAAAGTTGAAATGGGGAAACTTGGTTGGATGTTTGACAAGTTGTGTCTTCCTTCTTGTTCAAACACCTGCTTCTGTGTTAATTCCATGGAATTTGAAGATGATGAGTTTGAGAGCAAGCCTTTGATTGACAGTGGCAGTGATCTCAAACTAAGACTCAAGGATCTAGTTGATGGAAAACAGACATTGGCTTTTCAATTGAAACCTAAGGTCagctttctcttttcttttacatttttcattcatctggcaaaaataaaaataacagcttttattattatcattatattatatagcTTGTTGGGGCTATAATTGATATCTTCCTCTTGCTCAATGCGCAGATAGTGATACTGAGAGTGTCCATGCATTGCCATGGCTGTGCAAAAAAAGTTGAGAAGCACATCTCAAAGCTGGAAGGTGAGCacgtataatataataaatggaTGCAAATTTTAATGCTACCCATCTCTGAAAAAAGTCAACTTTATGATTCTTTGATCTCGTTTTAGTAATCAGTCTGTGAGTTATGATGTGGGCATTGAACAAAATTCTGATTCCGATTTCTAATAAtggcctttttttttttatgattctcAACAGGAGTTAGGTCATACAAGGTAGATCTGGAAACCAAAATGGTAGTTGTAAGTGGCGACATTCTTCCTTTGGAAGTGTTGCAGAGTGTTTCTAAGGTTAAAAATGCACAACTTTGGAATTCTCCCTGACCTCGGCAGATTCTACAAAAgtcattttcttcttattaataatatacagatataataatatattgatattcATGATAATACCCCGTGTAATGTTCCAGCAATTCTTTTgcaggaaaataaataaataaataagaaatgcTTGAATGTCCTCTCCCTCTgcacattttttttgtttattacgTTGATGTcctaaaattttacttttttgccAACTTTCAACCAAAAAAGTTATAGTGAATTCTCTCGttcattttgttaatttttgtctTTCTCGTATTTGATTCCCATATCTCACATTATACAAATGgaaattagtaaaaaatttaatgtgattGATAATCTGATAGAAGTTTCACCTGATACACTACTAATTACAGAAAAGCTGAAGATCCATCATGTACAGCTACTCTGCTAGCTTTTAAAGCCgattaataaagtaattttcttcgataaagatattttgatagtacttttacaatattttaatattatttatgtgttatttttttattgatttatgatgtttataattattattattgattgtaaaataattttagaccaataaaaaaatgacatacaaatattaatgttaaaatttgtaaaaaaaagtattataaaactataattattattctaatttGTTGTTATGTTCCCTTGTTAGCAAACAAAATAATGCAGCACACTCAGAATTTCTATAATGTATTCATATGGATACAAACCATTAGTCAACACAAAGTGAGAACGCgatttataaatgaatattcaATACGATaagataaatgtaaaataaaataaagaatgtaataaacatattattgaattttatatttatattaaattttgctACCTTGATGTGGTACTATATATGTAAGCACTGAGAAACAACGTGTCATTATTACTTCGTTGGTTCGAAAGGAGAGcacttttctaattaaattcaaGTTGGGCCTAGCTCAGGCCCAAAGCTTGTGAACCCAAAAGGCAGACCGAAATTTGGTTTTCCCTTACATATTTTAAGCCAGTGCGAGCCGAGCCTAAACGAATACTGACCCGGATGTCACcttatgttttttaattgaacgagtataaaaaatatttacatatttttgtgtatgttttgttagaaaaataatattacaaggtcaaacattataaattataatatttttagaatatgtTACTGAGTGGAATAagatttattaaaagttatttatattttaaaaaaaatatttttggtttttataaataaaagggaagagtataatatatatacaaattaagaATAGGTCAATATAAGGTCATacattatttctttatatagtAGTAGcgatacaaatttatttaagaaaaaaacataatttatagaaaatggTAGCATAGAAAGAAGATGCCAAAAGTGATACGAAGATTGTTTTGATGTACGTTATAGATGATATTTGTACatcacaatcaatcaatcattcctttttttttgcACATTATTACCATAGAAAACCACTTTTTTTCAAGTAATGACGTCACGATGGTTAATATATAATAAGCTGAAGATATTCATATACTATATATAGTTCATATAATAATTTgcataatgatattttattaatatatgctCTGCATATTATTTAACATGTGTCATAATTATAACTCAAATAAAGTCCAAACGATTATAGGTTGTAATCACAGCCACTCAATTTTTAACTCAATGGCAAGATGAAGATGTGAATGAGATGGAAGAGTAGTTGGTCATTAATGTCAATTTAATAGAAGGATTAACATTATGCTGTTTTAAATGAAATTggaatttaatattaaaaaagagttgaatatttGTTTTCGGTATAGAATCAAAATACTGATtaaatctttatataattaaacaaaattaaactcaatatatttctaagtaaattttgtattaattattataaccaACCACATACTACCACCTTAGTGTtgttaaatgtttaaatataaacttgaatttcacatttaataaaaaaataatatattaaaaaggacTCAaacttttaagattttaaatgaaaaataatgtaataccAAATATTTCAACTATGTCATTCCTTAAAACATGTATTTCAAACAACAATTAACtatagatttttcttttctttctaatataCTATCAATATCTATAAACTTATATGATATTCcaaatatttaactaaaaatattaactcTCATATTAAAAATTCAGATGATTACGAAGTAGTTCTACAAAATTAAGCAGccaaatgaaatagaaaatattattttttgatggagaaaaatagaaaaattggttattgaattaaataaagaaataatttagatttgaaATGGTGCATTTGTGCATGAAGGGATGAGAGTTAGAGCATTGTCAAATCAGACACAGGGACTGGGACGCTGCTTCCAAAGTAATTCAATCCAAACCACAACAAAACGAAAAGTGGCAATGAATCAATCATCAAAGTCCAAAACTACTATTACTCATCTTTTCACGTCAACTTCGTCTACACTTAAATCATGGTATTAGTATTGGGAAAATGTaactttaactatttttttttctaattttttatttttttacaattttttttataactgtgTTTCCCGTTATGATTCatctatattaaatatataaatcaataaaataataacataattagtctttataaaaaaatttatactagtatttttttttcacatgttttaatttagtttttattttgaataatatgatgtaattaagttttttttaatactgggttatcaatattaaagaaatttcaCGTGtggattatttttctattttttaaaagataaaaatttgtCGTGTGTCTACGAGACTATGTTAATATCATATGACATTGTTACGCGTCATTATTAGGTTAGAcgttattgttttaattttaaatttgatttctttattttttttttcaattcagtgttaattttttaaaattaaataattttgtttgtcttccaatttaaaatcaaatttattttttatatatttatatccaaatttataaactaaagttatatttagttttaaattagttaactagacttatttgaaaaatataaatttttaaaaaggaaaagacatttaaactttttaaaatataggaTTTACATGTTTTATcctagattttaaaaaaattatttatttatttgttaattatgaTTAAACAACAATTAAGGGTGATATTTCTCCATAAGTAAATAGTGAACTAATAATTCAGGTTCTTTTAACAAAGTTCATTTACATATACGTTTAATCTTGAGACTAAATCAAAGCagttcacacacacacacaaaatataaatatacaatcaTGCAACCTTAAACAGAAAATTATCTTAAGAAATAGTAACCTGTGTAACTGTGActtgaaaatgatatttgtgATGCTTTctgaattattattttgttttggagtTCTTGCTATGCATGCTAGCTAATGCAATTTCTgtgtaattattttcatactttaatattttatttagtgaaaGTTGGCAACAGAAGAAACTGGATATTCTCTAATTGCACTACCTAAAAATGGATATATtgttagataaataatattctacagtaaaattaagttattctaagaacaattttaaaagtattttcttaaacaataaaaaatgaaaaaaaaaaataattcatcgaGATTTATTCCTTCtcttatcaaatataataactaaatGTCACAAACAATTATGTTAGGTGtgtatttgaaaaattgttcaCCTTTTCTCAAActgattatataatataatcaaacatGACAGGATCTAGAAtcctaaaacttaaaatatacatttaaaataaaaaataatcacgTATAAATTGAAGAAAGTTACACATTTCGTGACGCAGAAAACATCTATATACACAGTTAAGTTTAAACTAGTATTTAAAATGGTCACAAACCTactatataacattttttagagaaaaaaatattatttcagtttgggttaaaaatgttttctaaatttaaatgtaaaattaaaatttattttcatcttaaacttagataatattttaatcaaaaaaatttaaaaataaataaatattgtatttttaattaacgaTGTAAAATCTTAAAGCATATATCATAATTATGTGTGTCTAATTTAGTTATTGTTATTTAACATAATATGAAGACTATTATTCATTCTCCCACTTACAGCAAAAGCAATCAATcactgaaatttaaatttaaaatttattgttgatATACTATGACAACAATATAATGTTAGGTTCACCAGCCTTAAATGTTGAATTTAATTCTTCAATAAATctttccaatttattttttttaaatgcaagatatattttactatttaaatgtATAACAAATTGAAATCAATGCATACCattatatagtttaataatCAAATAACTCTGAATATACTGTCTTGGACTTAAATGTCTACTTTAAggttaaaatgttttacaaatttgaaaaagatagtACCTATATCAACATACAAATCTGAAAATTTGTGGatcaatcatataaataaaaaaaacaaatcaactaataagtttttcaatctaaaatttaatttttataaaaaaattgttataaatataacagttaaaaaatatttttaaaaattaatgatttattaaaaaacatgtcataaaaatatttagagtaaattataaatataatttaaaattacacttttccaatatataatacagttaaataataaataaaataaaaaataaaaaatgttttaaaaattaatgatttattaaaaaacatgtcatagacatatattagagtaaattataaatataatttaaaattgcagtttttcaatatataatacagttaaaaataataaaaaaattaacaataaaaaatagtttaaaaagttaataaagatTTGTCCAGACTTTGACTGCGAGGCTGTcccacatttttattttaaccaaaaataaataataagaatataaatattaacatttttggATAATGTTGGTCTCACGCGCAGAAAATAGAAAGCTTAGAACACGTACCAATAGTAGGTGGAATCACTGCTTTATGCACTTTTTTTCTGCACGCAGAAAGTAAAACCTAGCTACTCCTATGCACAATCATAAGTTTCAGTTTTTTTAGgttgttaaattaattttacaggACAGTTTTACCCTttgtatacttttattttttttatcacaccATTTTAGAGAAAatagtaaaatcattttaattgaatttcttatgttttatatgttcttttatataaagaaatgcaaaacaTATGAAGAAGTCTAACAACTgacattttattcaattaacaAATTTCCttaataattactattttatatcaGTCACTTAatgaaaactatattaaaatataaataatactattaaatgatttaaagaaattatgagccaatttgaaaaaaaattatttgtattgatAAATTCTATGTTTGGTAGGTGTGTTAACCTAATATACCAATATTATAATAAGAAGGTTTCGAATTGTTG
This genomic stretch from Vigna radiata var. radiata cultivar VC1973A chromosome 7, Vradiata_ver6, whole genome shotgun sequence harbors:
- the LOC106767693 gene encoding protein SODIUM POTASSIUM ROOT DEFECTIVE 2-like yields the protein MGKLGWMFDKLCLPSCSNTCFCVNSMEFEDDEFESKPLIDSGSDLKLRLKDLVDGKQTLAFQLKPKIVILRVSMHCHGCAKKVEKHISKLEGVRSYKVDLETKMVVVSGDILPLEVLQSVSKVKNAQLWNSP